In one window of Leptospira sp. GIMC2001 DNA:
- the pth gene encoding aminoacyl-tRNA hydrolase: MKLIVGLGNPGDKYNNNRSNIGFKILDVIANNTGIEIKTKKKKSVIGRGDFEGDEVVLLKPQTFSDLSGESVLYIASFLKIQVHDIVVIQEDWTLQLGYIVVQKGGDSHGHPGIESVVKALRSPQFIRIRIGIKNGDFNPKKKDDFLREDFEPMENLSLIQIINDAEAAIRSISMGDIEEVIEKYRLGAV, translated from the coding sequence ATGAAATTAATCGTTGGTCTCGGAAACCCTGGTGATAAATACAACAATAACCGTTCCAATATTGGTTTTAAGATTCTAGATGTTATTGCAAATAACACTGGAATCGAAATCAAAACCAAGAAAAAGAAATCTGTTATTGGTCGGGGAGATTTTGAAGGCGATGAGGTTGTACTTCTCAAGCCTCAAACTTTTAGTGATCTATCCGGCGAATCCGTCCTATACATCGCATCCTTTCTCAAGATTCAAGTTCATGATATAGTTGTAATCCAAGAAGATTGGACATTGCAATTGGGCTATATTGTAGTTCAGAAAGGTGGGGATTCTCACGGCCATCCAGGTATTGAATCTGTCGTCAAAGCGCTTCGCTCTCCACAATTCATTCGAATTCGGATCGGAATCAAAAATGGCGATTTCAATCCCAAGAAAAAAGATGATTTTTTGCGTGAAGATTTTGAACCAATGGAAAATCTAAGCCTTATACAGATAATTAATGATGCAGAAGCGGCAATTCGCTCAATATCAATGGGTGATATCGAGGAGGTTATTGAGAAATACCGATTGGGAGCCGTCTAA
- a CDS encoding 50S ribosomal protein L25/general stress protein Ctc, which yields MENILIKTTPRKPEETGKGPNNRLRASGMIPINVIGSGKSLLASVNEKDMNKIIDSGIRQATLMDLELGSEKARVFVKEIQRFPHTGQIRHIDFYRVTPGKKILTTVSIETTGLAKGSKAGGQFDHLIKQIKVKSTPEDLVDIIKIDVTGLDVGDMIKVSQLPVPKSWEIIMNGDPIVASVMKTRALIAQERADKEGDKKGGKGDKKKGK from the coding sequence ATGGAAAATATCCTAATCAAAACAACCCCAAGAAAACCAGAAGAAACAGGAAAGGGGCCGAACAATAGACTCAGAGCATCTGGAATGATTCCTATCAATGTTATCGGAAGTGGCAAATCACTTCTCGCGTCTGTAAACGAAAAAGATATGAACAAAATCATCGATTCTGGAATTCGTCAAGCTACTCTAATGGATCTTGAACTTGGTTCTGAGAAAGCTCGAGTGTTCGTAAAAGAAATCCAACGCTTTCCTCACACAGGACAGATCAGACATATTGATTTCTACAGAGTAACTCCAGGTAAGAAGATTCTTACTACAGTTTCGATCGAGACTACTGGTCTTGCAAAAGGCTCTAAAGCTGGTGGACAATTTGACCACTTGATCAAACAAATCAAAGTTAAATCAACTCCTGAAGATCTAGTTGATATTATCAAGATTGATGTTACAGGTCTTGATGTTGGTGACATGATCAAAGTAAGCCAACTTCCAGTTCCAAAATCTTGGGAAATTATCATGAACGGTGATCCGATTGTTGCCTCAGTTATGAAAACTAGAGCTTTGATTGCTCAAGAAAGAGCTGACAAAGAAGGCGATAAGAAAGGTGGAAAAGGTGATAAGAAGAAAGGGAAATAA
- a CDS encoding ribose-phosphate diphosphokinase, which yields MSERDSILIFSGSANRALSAEICKNAGVPEGAISLKKFNDGEVSVRIEENVRGRDAFVIQPTSYPSNDNIIELILIMDALRRASARRVTAVIPYYGYGRQDRKVEPRVPISARVVADLIQTMGPHRILTMDLHADQIQGFFSIPVDHLFFAPVLAEYINTKQLSDLVIVSPDSGGAERARFFGKKVNGGLAIIDKRRPRANESEVMNVIGDVKDKNCLILDDMIDTGGTIGKAAKALRESGAKSVMCCATHAVLSGDAPNILNAANFDEIVLSNTINIPESKNINKLKVLSIAPLFARAIEIIHNEESISSLFI from the coding sequence ATGAGCGAAAGAGATTCAATTTTAATTTTCTCTGGAAGTGCTAACAGAGCTTTGAGTGCAGAGATTTGCAAAAATGCTGGCGTTCCAGAAGGCGCAATATCACTCAAGAAATTTAACGACGGTGAAGTGTCAGTAAGAATTGAAGAGAATGTTCGTGGTCGTGATGCATTTGTAATTCAACCAACAAGCTATCCATCTAACGACAATATTATAGAACTCATTTTGATAATGGATGCTCTTCGCAGAGCATCAGCACGCCGCGTAACAGCTGTTATTCCTTATTATGGTTATGGCAGACAAGATAGAAAAGTAGAACCTCGTGTTCCTATTTCTGCACGAGTAGTAGCAGATCTTATTCAGACTATGGGACCTCATCGAATCCTGACTATGGATTTGCATGCTGATCAGATCCAAGGCTTTTTCTCTATACCCGTTGATCATTTGTTTTTTGCTCCTGTTCTTGCTGAATATATCAATACCAAGCAGTTGAGTGATCTTGTAATCGTATCACCAGATTCTGGTGGAGCTGAGAGAGCGAGATTTTTTGGTAAGAAAGTGAATGGTGGACTAGCTATCATTGATAAGCGAAGACCTAGAGCGAATGAATCTGAAGTAATGAATGTTATCGGAGATGTTAAGGACAAAAATTGTCTAATCCTCGATGATATGATTGATACAGGTGGCACGATTGGTAAAGCCGCAAAAGCTCTCCGTGAATCTGGTGCCAAATCTGTAATGTGCTGTGCGACTCATGCCGTTCTCTCCGGTGATGCTCCGAACATTTTGAACGCTGCAAATTTTGACGAAATTGTATTATCCAATACGATCAATATTCCTGAAAGCAAGAATATTAACAAGCTAAAGGTGCTGTCGATAGCTCCTCTATTTGCGAGAGCGATAGAAATCATTCACAATGAAGAATCGATAAGTAGTCTTTTCATATAA
- a CDS encoding sugar phosphate nucleotidyltransferase, producing the protein MDAEKDITAVILAAGKGTRMKTESPKVATLLAGKPLLIHVLDHLHQAKVEKSVVVVGYKKEEIIKICEGIPSIQFCEQTEQLGTGHAVLVCKDTLRDFKGTVIVACGDAPMISSSSFKSLIALHKEGGYAATLMSADLENPTGYGRIVRSADDGSVLRIVEEKDATPEEKTIREVNTGTYCFDSEYLWDGLANVGNQNAQNEYYLPDLVKIFRNKNLKIGAMKLKNSIESYGINSPEDLEFLSKILSAGAAR; encoded by the coding sequence ATGGACGCAGAGAAAGATATAACCGCCGTCATACTGGCTGCGGGCAAGGGAACTCGCATGAAAACCGAGAGCCCAAAAGTTGCAACGCTACTCGCTGGCAAACCACTGCTGATCCATGTACTCGATCATCTCCATCAAGCAAAAGTTGAGAAATCCGTCGTTGTTGTCGGATATAAGAAAGAAGAAATTATAAAAATCTGCGAAGGAATCCCTTCCATTCAATTCTGCGAACAGACTGAACAGTTAGGAACAGGCCATGCGGTTCTTGTTTGTAAAGATACGCTCCGCGATTTCAAAGGAACAGTCATAGTTGCTTGTGGTGACGCGCCAATGATATCATCTTCATCTTTCAAATCATTGATCGCATTACATAAAGAAGGTGGGTATGCAGCTACTCTTATGTCTGCAGATTTGGAAAATCCTACAGGTTATGGACGAATTGTTCGCAGCGCCGATGACGGATCTGTCTTAAGAATTGTAGAAGAAAAGGACGCAACTCCGGAAGAGAAAACTATTCGGGAAGTGAACACGGGTACATATTGTTTTGATTCAGAGTATCTCTGGGACGGACTTGCGAATGTCGGCAATCAAAATGCACAGAATGAATACTACCTCCCTGACCTCGTAAAAATATTTCGAAACAAAAATCTAAAAATTGGAGCTATGAAGCTCAAAAATTCTATTGAAAGTTACGGAATCAATTCTCCAGAGGACTTAGAATTTCTTTCCAAAATCCTGAGTGCAGGAGCTGCAAGATGA
- the ispE gene encoding 4-(cytidine 5'-diphospho)-2-C-methyl-D-erythritol kinase, which yields MKLFSPAKINLGLRIPYKRKEDNYHQIESLFVLLDWGDHLEINFSESDDCHLTTKIELHPSKISKIESVLETGDLRKNLIYKTWSLAREINPNIPGINVHLTKRIPPGGGLGGGSSNSASVWKFLVKNNYVSLDLAKSESLKLGADIPFFLYEKNAWVTGIGEKIETVSISNGFGVIAVPEISLPTAEMYAKLKKPLQFTHLSKTWNSQEGKILSALEEGNWKSLQGNLTNDFESVAYEFHPDLQEIRDAFLENGAEYSSLTGSGSSIYGLVSTPIQQNQLLNQMKTIFPKMEFHIFSF from the coding sequence ATGAAATTATTTTCACCTGCCAAGATTAACTTAGGGCTGAGAATACCTTACAAAAGAAAAGAAGACAACTACCACCAGATTGAAAGTCTTTTTGTTCTTCTTGATTGGGGCGACCATCTTGAAATCAATTTTTCAGAATCGGACGATTGCCACCTAACAACTAAGATCGAATTACATCCCAGTAAAATATCCAAGATTGAATCAGTTCTCGAAACAGGAGATCTTCGTAAGAATTTAATATACAAAACCTGGAGTCTTGCACGAGAAATCAATCCCAACATTCCAGGGATCAATGTTCACCTAACAAAACGGATACCACCCGGAGGCGGGCTTGGTGGTGGGTCTTCCAACAGTGCAAGCGTTTGGAAATTTCTAGTTAAGAATAATTATGTCTCATTGGATCTTGCGAAGTCAGAAAGCTTAAAATTAGGAGCAGATATTCCCTTCTTTCTCTATGAGAAAAATGCTTGGGTTACAGGAATCGGTGAAAAAATTGAGACTGTTAGCATAAGCAATGGTTTTGGAGTAATTGCGGTTCCAGAAATTTCACTTCCAACAGCTGAAATGTACGCCAAACTGAAAAAACCTTTACAATTTACCCATCTCTCAAAAACATGGAATTCGCAAGAAGGTAAGATACTTTCCGCTTTGGAAGAAGGGAATTGGAAGTCACTTCAAGGCAATTTGACCAATGATTTTGAGTCAGTTGCTTACGAATTCCATCCTGATCTTCAAGAGATCCGAGATGCCTTTCTGGAAAATGGGGCGGAATATTCCTCTCTAACTGGTTCGGGTTCCAGCATTTACGGGCTGGTTTCAACCCCTATTCAGCAGAATCAGCTTCTCAATCAAATGAAGACGATTTTTCCAAAAATGGAATTTCATATTTTCTCGTTTTAG
- a CDS encoding helix-turn-helix transcriptional regulator — MNPKTRETANRLNLIRILSSAPNGLSLEELKLISGISSDAELKKSLGKLYMVGTYPYSPMDYLELDYDGTNVRLIFPQNPNKTLVLTSREWLLLRDSIELEISNTDKTSPNWKTLQGILTKIKKILPYDKVESFTMTKTLIRESISVNQTILFDYTTRDGDRIESRKVDPWLLIEDNNDYLIGYCHTRKSTRNFRLESITNLTLTEFQFEKPKQSISQSSLDQFQKLLHSQSIESEIAEFYHTRESYYYLNDLFDLTTNKNPVNIDGREMIQSTCMIRETKWFIDNLIGFLPDVILTKPIYLVDQIQKLASFAKRHPEIQ, encoded by the coding sequence ATGAATCCGAAAACAAGAGAGACAGCCAATCGACTCAATCTCATACGAATTCTAAGCTCGGCTCCAAATGGACTAAGCCTTGAAGAATTGAAGCTGATATCTGGCATCTCATCTGATGCTGAACTTAAGAAATCCCTTGGAAAACTCTATATGGTAGGCACCTACCCTTATAGTCCAATGGACTACCTCGAGCTCGATTATGATGGAACTAATGTTAGACTAATTTTTCCGCAGAATCCAAATAAAACTTTAGTCCTGACATCTCGCGAATGGTTACTTCTCCGAGACTCAATAGAATTAGAAATTTCGAATACAGATAAAACATCCCCGAATTGGAAGACTCTGCAAGGCATACTTACAAAAATCAAGAAAATTCTTCCTTATGATAAGGTTGAATCTTTTACAATGACCAAGACTTTAATACGCGAATCCATTAGCGTAAACCAGACAATACTTTTTGATTATACAACTAGAGATGGCGATAGAATCGAATCTAGAAAAGTAGATCCTTGGCTACTGATAGAAGATAATAATGATTATCTGATTGGATATTGCCACACAAGAAAGTCTACACGGAATTTTCGATTGGAATCTATTACAAATCTTACGCTTACAGAATTTCAATTCGAAAAGCCTAAGCAATCCATTTCTCAATCATCACTTGATCAATTCCAGAAACTCCTACACAGCCAATCAATTGAAAGTGAAATAGCTGAATTCTACCATACCCGAGAATCCTATTATTATTTGAATGATCTATTCGACTTAACAACCAATAAAAATCCAGTCAATATCGATGGTCGAGAAATGATTCAATCCACTTGTATGATTCGCGAAACCAAATGGTTTATCGATAATCTAATTGGATTTCTACCTGATGTAATTCTCACCAAACCCATATATTTGGTAGACCAAATACAAAAATTAGCATCCTTCGCAAAAAGACATCCTGAAATACAATGA
- a CDS encoding ACP S-malonyltransferase, with protein MSSAPILENLRSENKKIFIQFGGQGSPWIKELSKLYQEPSLKSFFDMTFETIAKEVKRTDDKVRFDQGFDLKSWLENPESAPLEDYLCRACISVPTIMAAQVGNYLLLVNNGYKTADLIAQTAAGSGHSQGIIASCLIALGKDGDDFLQAYSDFLSFEFWMGYRGQLAYPDYNVSQELVDKNLAIGDKNPSPMVAVIGYSKDELEERVNAFNKENNLTEKTAVYISLYNTPDSMILSTIPESLLAFRTKFKAEMDERKAKFVYLKTTAPFHCPFMNSTWPEFKEKDYDYLRFNYKGSDLKFPIYGIFDGKNLQETPDLKERLFKTVLIEPLYWDKAVSVLWTNSEISTILDFGPSTVAQKLTGGHLKAKEIEKQSLCVSSPKELKVLLGTSDK; from the coding sequence ATGAGTTCAGCACCTATTTTAGAAAATTTACGATCTGAAAACAAAAAAATATTCATTCAGTTCGGTGGACAAGGATCCCCTTGGATCAAAGAACTTTCCAAGTTATACCAAGAGCCTTCATTAAAATCTTTTTTCGATATGACATTCGAAACCATAGCGAAAGAAGTAAAACGCACTGATGATAAAGTCCGATTTGATCAAGGATTTGATCTTAAATCTTGGCTTGAGAACCCAGAATCCGCTCCTTTGGAAGACTATCTATGTCGTGCATGCATATCAGTTCCAACCATTATGGCAGCTCAAGTTGGCAATTATTTATTGCTAGTTAATAATGGTTATAAAACGGCAGATCTCATCGCACAAACTGCTGCTGGTTCGGGTCATAGCCAAGGAATTATTGCATCATGCTTAATTGCACTTGGTAAAGATGGTGATGATTTTCTCCAAGCTTATTCAGATTTCTTATCTTTCGAATTTTGGATGGGTTATAGAGGACAACTTGCTTACCCAGATTACAACGTTAGTCAAGAATTAGTTGACAAGAATCTTGCAATTGGAGACAAAAACCCGTCGCCAATGGTAGCTGTGATCGGTTATTCTAAGGATGAACTAGAAGAAAGAGTCAACGCTTTCAATAAAGAAAACAACCTAACAGAGAAAACTGCAGTTTACATTAGCTTGTACAATACTCCAGATTCGATGATCCTATCAACCATTCCAGAATCACTTCTGGCATTTAGAACGAAATTCAAAGCAGAAATGGATGAAAGAAAAGCAAAATTTGTTTATCTCAAAACAACAGCACCTTTTCACTGTCCGTTCATGAATTCTACATGGCCAGAATTCAAAGAAAAAGATTACGATTACCTAAGATTCAACTACAAAGGTTCCGATCTCAAATTCCCTATCTATGGAATTTTTGATGGAAAGAATCTTCAAGAAACTCCTGACCTCAAAGAGCGTCTTTTCAAAACTGTACTCATTGAACCATTGTATTGGGACAAAGCAGTTTCGGTTTTGTGGACGAACTCAGAAATATCAACGATTCTTGATTTTGGACCTTCCACTGTAGCACAAAAGCTAACTGGTGGTCATCTCAAAGCAAAAGAGATCGAAAAACAATCATTATGCGTTTCGAGCCCAAAAGAATTAAAAGTTCTTCTTGGAACTTCTGATAAATAA
- a CDS encoding SCO family protein, whose protein sequence is MKDKISYPYIIIFAYTILFFLTFNSTSCKQTPDDSEFSFYSEPKPGILPYFKGKSMDPYWLDNGDTPTSITDLKKLRNLSMKSHLDEGINLDSYKGKFVLMTFFYATCKGICSMITTNMRDLYNDLGNVKDLEFISITINPTEDSPEVMNKFRKRFKIEGTNWKFLNGDKNNVYSFAREELGADVSVIKGEDNLDDFVHTENIFFFDKEGYLRGVYRARGKGDLVRLMDDWKTISQ, encoded by the coding sequence ATGAAAGATAAAATTTCTTATCCTTATATTATTATTTTCGCATATACGATATTATTCTTCCTTACTTTCAATTCAACATCATGCAAACAAACTCCAGACGATTCGGAATTTAGTTTCTATAGCGAACCCAAACCAGGAATACTTCCTTATTTCAAAGGTAAGTCGATGGATCCATATTGGTTGGACAACGGTGATACTCCAACTTCTATAACGGATCTTAAAAAACTGCGCAATTTATCGATGAAAAGTCATTTGGATGAGGGAATCAATCTTGATTCATATAAAGGTAAATTTGTTTTGATGACTTTTTTCTATGCAACCTGCAAGGGAATCTGTTCAATGATAACAACAAATATGCGAGACTTGTATAATGATTTAGGGAACGTTAAAGATCTGGAGTTTATTTCCATTACCATCAATCCAACAGAAGATAGTCCTGAAGTTATGAATAAATTTCGGAAGAGATTTAAGATTGAAGGAACAAATTGGAAATTTTTGAATGGGGATAAAAATAATGTTTATTCTTTTGCACGTGAGGAATTGGGCGCAGATGTAAGTGTTATCAAGGGAGAGGATAATCTCGATGATTTTGTCCATACTGAAAATATTTTTTTCTTCGATAAAGAGGGATATCTTAGAGGAGTTTATAGAGCACGTGGAAAAGGTGACTTAGTTCGACTCATGGATGATTGGAAAACTATTTCTCAATGA
- a CDS encoding toxin-antitoxin system YwqK family antitoxin — protein MELRELLQTIDLKFPFSRISTYLLIIVGMFFSLQSCNKDTLDTNSPELSYKAGQLLKSSEPFTGILKQYIPANGETSLTEYDNGWEHGKSITRSIDGQVVAIRYYNNGNKEGIHETFYLDGTKKTRSEFKEGRYINERWEWHQNGNPYIYEKFDDRGNTQVSKIWRESGQIYMNFVNSEGKNVGLPSSKVCDPINDKNER, from the coding sequence ATGGAGTTGCGGGAACTGCTACAAACAATTGATTTGAAATTTCCATTTTCTCGAATCTCAACATACCTTCTTATTATAGTTGGTATGTTTTTTTCTCTTCAATCCTGCAATAAAGATACTTTAGATACCAATTCGCCCGAACTTTCATATAAAGCTGGTCAGTTGCTCAAAAGTTCAGAGCCATTTACTGGAATTCTGAAGCAATACATACCAGCTAATGGAGAAACAAGTCTTACCGAATATGATAATGGTTGGGAGCATGGCAAATCAATTACAAGGTCTATTGATGGACAAGTAGTTGCAATACGGTATTATAATAATGGAAACAAAGAAGGAATCCATGAAACTTTCTATTTAGATGGAACCAAGAAAACTCGATCAGAATTCAAAGAAGGACGCTACATTAATGAGAGATGGGAGTGGCATCAAAATGGAAATCCATATATTTATGAAAAATTTGATGATAGAGGGAACACGCAAGTGAGTAAAATTTGGCGAGAATCAGGTCAGATTTATATGAATTTTGTGAATAGCGAGGGTAAAAATGTCGGACTCCCCAGTAGCAAAGTGTGTGATCCCATAAATGATAAAAATGAAAGATAA
- a CDS encoding YHYH protein: protein MIKKIKYTAFVCCVGLLITCAEKSDSNDTETFGLLALLLNSSSGVGPNTATTTQTITNATATLNASTGCVTGVVTAMDSALPSWIKDNFKCAVGYVSGSNYVFKATNLPNYKSFYWAGKNLAQNNGVGTRYPLYEDLPNGIGNSAGTNVIASGNYVYTIPANPSVQSGTKTGTQGGGRVSIAITVNGVVVFNNAAAPGDTLAAEVITFDTYKGHPQNTGIYHYHAEPTSISNNNSALIGIALDGYALYGKKCDNGTSATGDDFTPDSTGTNVLDSNHGHTAVTQHFPSATYHYHIAFDSTATIDTLMGSFFHGVAGTATNN from the coding sequence ATGATCAAAAAAATTAAATATACAGCTTTTGTATGCTGCGTTGGTTTACTTATAACATGTGCAGAGAAATCCGATTCGAACGACACAGAGACATTTGGACTACTGGCTCTTCTATTAAATAGTTCATCGGGAGTTGGACCAAATACGGCTACAACAACACAGACTATTACGAACGCAACAGCAACCTTGAATGCATCGACTGGTTGTGTAACTGGTGTCGTTACAGCAATGGATAGTGCACTTCCATCGTGGATAAAAGATAATTTCAAATGTGCAGTTGGATATGTAAGTGGCTCTAATTATGTTTTCAAAGCAACAAATCTACCCAACTACAAGAGCTTTTACTGGGCTGGCAAAAACTTAGCTCAGAACAATGGTGTTGGAACCAGATATCCTCTCTATGAAGATCTACCCAATGGGATTGGCAATTCAGCTGGCACCAATGTGATCGCAAGCGGTAATTATGTTTACACAATTCCTGCGAACCCTTCCGTACAATCTGGTACAAAAACTGGAACACAGGGTGGAGGAAGAGTTTCCATAGCTATTACAGTAAATGGAGTCGTTGTATTCAATAATGCTGCTGCTCCAGGTGACACATTGGCAGCCGAAGTTATTACCTTTGATACATATAAAGGGCATCCTCAGAATACAGGAATCTATCACTACCACGCAGAACCCACTTCAATCAGTAATAATAACTCTGCTTTAATTGGAATTGCTCTGGATGGATACGCTTTGTACGGTAAGAAATGCGATAATGGAACCTCAGCAACTGGAGACGACTTCACACCTGATTCCACTGGGACAAATGTATTGGATTCTAACCACGGCCACACTGCAGTAACACAGCATTTTCCTAGTGCTACATATCACTATCATATTGCCTTTGATTCTACTGCAACAATTGATACTTTGATGGGATCCTTCTTTCATGGAGTTGCGGGAACTGCTACAAACAATTGA